A DNA window from Agarivorans sp. TSD2052 contains the following coding sequences:
- a CDS encoding GNAT family N-acetyltransferase, producing MSAILIQAKDGRQYNLRLLEASDSEAFGEFLQTLSPATTRRFGPHPLTPQHATILCQVLKQDSAQRWVIEDKGIIAGYFILEHNISEHEAKRYSAQGVSLVSPLDVIFAPCIADAYQNLGLASAAIRPLMQQLKQQGARSMVLMGGTQATNQRARHFYQACGFVEYGRFNTELENIDMRAIL from the coding sequence CTTATTAGAGGCGAGCGACAGCGAGGCGTTTGGCGAATTCTTGCAGACATTAAGCCCCGCGACAACTCGCCGCTTTGGTCCACATCCTCTCACCCCGCAACACGCAACAATTCTCTGCCAAGTTCTTAAGCAAGACAGTGCGCAGCGTTGGGTGATAGAAGATAAAGGCATTATTGCCGGTTACTTCATTCTAGAGCACAACATTTCTGAGCATGAAGCTAAGCGTTATTCGGCACAAGGGGTCAGTTTAGTCTCGCCACTCGATGTAATATTTGCGCCCTGTATTGCCGATGCATATCAAAATCTAGGCTTAGCTTCTGCTGCTATCCGTCCATTGATGCAGCAGCTAAAACAGCAGGGTGCGCGCAGTATGGTATTAATGGGAGGAACCCAAGCAACCAATCAGCGTGCTCGTCATTTTTATCAAGCCTGTGGTTTTGTTGAATATGGCCGTTTTAACACCGAGCTCGAAAATATCGATATGCGGGCGATCTTGTAA
- a CDS encoding YaiI/YqxD family protein encodes MKIWVDADACPVVIKEILFRAAERTQIPLILVANQYIKTPPSKVISSLQVSAGFDEADNEIVARVAEGDLVITADIPLADEVITKQGQALSPRGELYTKSNIKSRLNMRDFMDTLRSSGVHTGGPAALNQADRKAFASHLDSILSKCQAKK; translated from the coding sequence ATGAAGATTTGGGTTGATGCAGACGCCTGTCCGGTGGTGATCAAAGAAATATTGTTTCGCGCCGCCGAGCGCACTCAAATACCTTTGATACTGGTGGCCAACCAATATATTAAAACGCCGCCATCTAAGGTGATATCTAGCCTGCAAGTTAGTGCGGGTTTTGATGAAGCCGACAACGAAATAGTCGCGCGGGTCGCCGAAGGTGACTTAGTGATCACCGCGGATATTCCGCTGGCCGATGAAGTTATTACTAAGCAAGGGCAGGCACTAAGCCCACGCGGTGAGCTTTATACTAAAAGTAATATTAAGTCGCGACTTAACATGCGTGATTTCATGGATACTTTGCGCTCTAGCGGGGTGCATACGGGTGGCCCAGCTGCGCTTAATCAAGCTGATCGCAAAGCCTTCGCCAGTCATTTAGATTCTATATTGTCTAAGTGCCAAGCAAAAAAATAG